The following are from one region of the Sardina pilchardus chromosome 4, fSarPil1.1, whole genome shotgun sequence genome:
- the atp5po gene encoding ATP synthase subunit O, mitochondrial isoform X2 has product MAGLGMQVRQFSTSVVRSKLIKAPIQVYGVEGRYATALFSAASKQKKLDQVEQELGKVASLIRDPKMSSIVFNPHVKRSVKQKTFGDALAKANASPLTINLINVLADNGRLPLTGDVIGAFRKMMSAHRGEVTCSVTTAQPLDEANLADLKVALNGFLAKGETIKLETKSDPSILGGMIVSIGDKYVDMSTKTKVQKLTKLIKET; this is encoded by the exons atggcagGCTTGGGGATGCAG GTGCGTCAATTCAGCACGTCGGTCGTCCGATCAAAACTCATCAAG GCCCCAATCCAGGTGTATGGAGTGGAAGGTCGCTATGCCACAGCTCTGTTCTCAGCAGCCAGTAAGCAAAAGAAACTGGATCAGGTGGAGCAGGAATTGGGAAAAGTGGCT TCCCTGATCAGGGACCCCAAGATGTCCAGCATTGTGTTCAACCCCCATGTCAAGCGCAGTGTGAAGCAGAAGACGTTTGGCGATGCCCTCGCCAAGGCCAATGCCTCGCCGCTCACAATCAACCTCATCA ATGTTTTGGCTGATAATGGGCGCCTGCCCCTCACCGGTGACGTCATCGGTGCATTCAGGAAAATGATGAGCGCCCACCGCGGCGAAGTCACCTGCTCCGTTACCACTGCACAG CCATTGGATGAAGCCAACTTGGCTGACCTGAAAGTTGCCCTGAATGGCTTTTTGGCAAAGGGAGAGACCATCAAGCTGGAGACCAAG TCTGACCCATCTATTCTTGGCGGCATGATTGTCAGCATTGGGGACAAATACGTGGACATGTCTACTAAGACCAAGGTTCAGAAGCTCACCAAGCTGATCAAGGAAACCTAA
- the atp5po gene encoding ATP synthase subunit O, mitochondrial isoform X1, with translation MAGLGMQQVRQFSTSVVRSKLIKAPIQVYGVEGRYATALFSAASKQKKLDQVEQELGKVASLIRDPKMSSIVFNPHVKRSVKQKTFGDALAKANASPLTINLINVLADNGRLPLTGDVIGAFRKMMSAHRGEVTCSVTTAQPLDEANLADLKVALNGFLAKGETIKLETKSDPSILGGMIVSIGDKYVDMSTKTKVQKLTKLIKET, from the exons atggcagGCTTGGGGATGCAG CAGGTGCGTCAATTCAGCACGTCGGTCGTCCGATCAAAACTCATCAAG GCCCCAATCCAGGTGTATGGAGTGGAAGGTCGCTATGCCACAGCTCTGTTCTCAGCAGCCAGTAAGCAAAAGAAACTGGATCAGGTGGAGCAGGAATTGGGAAAAGTGGCT TCCCTGATCAGGGACCCCAAGATGTCCAGCATTGTGTTCAACCCCCATGTCAAGCGCAGTGTGAAGCAGAAGACGTTTGGCGATGCCCTCGCCAAGGCCAATGCCTCGCCGCTCACAATCAACCTCATCA ATGTTTTGGCTGATAATGGGCGCCTGCCCCTCACCGGTGACGTCATCGGTGCATTCAGGAAAATGATGAGCGCCCACCGCGGCGAAGTCACCTGCTCCGTTACCACTGCACAG CCATTGGATGAAGCCAACTTGGCTGACCTGAAAGTTGCCCTGAATGGCTTTTTGGCAAAGGGAGAGACCATCAAGCTGGAGACCAAG TCTGACCCATCTATTCTTGGCGGCATGATTGTCAGCATTGGGGACAAATACGTGGACATGTCTACTAAGACCAAGGTTCAGAAGCTCACCAAGCTGATCAAGGAAACCTAA